ATAGTATCTTAACTTCTTAACCTGTCAAAACTCTTGTCTTTGTTGTTACAATTATTCGCAGAATGGTCGACATGCATGGATGAATAAAACAGTGTTATAGATAAATGTTGATCATATATAAGTTTTGCAGGAGAAATAACATGTGAAAACCTTGACCAAGACACATGTGCGTACGCTGTATCGTCGTCGGGCAAGCGCTGTGTGCTGGAGAAGCGTGTGAAAAGGAGCGGCGAGGAGGCGTACACCTGCGGCACATCTGAAATCAAAGCCGATAAATCGACCAACCACATCGAAACTGACCAGTGCCTCTCCGACTGTGGCCTTGAGAGAAAAGTTCTCGGCATCTCCTCCGACTCCCTCCTCGAATCTAAGTTCACCCAAAAACTCTGCTCCTCTCAGTGCTACGACAACTGCCCCAACATCGTCGATCTTTACTTCAATCTCGCCGCCGGTGAAGGTGATTAACGTTCATTAACGCTTTCctcaaaatcattatcattaaCGTGTTTTAACATAAGTTTGAACAGTAggatttattttacttaataaaacTAATTCAACCGATTACCGCGGGACCTATGCATGGTAAAGGGTTTTAAGAATGCCAGCAACTTTCATATAATCTGAATCCGTAAAATTTTCGAAATTAcctatattaaaatagttagttttcTACTTCTCAAATCTCCTTTAAATGACAAGTATACTATATCGGTTTCAAAAAGAGAAattagttaatatataatagattaataGACAAATTAATCAATATCTAATAAGTTAATGACCTCATTAAAGGTCTAA
The genomic region above belongs to Mangifera indica cultivar Alphonso chromosome 15, CATAS_Mindica_2.1, whole genome shotgun sequence and contains:
- the LOC123197696 gene encoding uncharacterized protein LOC123197696 gives rise to the protein MASYLGLKTLAVILAVTFFVQGTLGEITCENLDQDTCAYAVSSSGKRCVLEKRVKRSGEEAYTCGTSEIKADKSTNHIETDQCLSDCGLERKVLGISSDSLLESKFTQKLCSSQCYDNCPNIVDLYFNLAAGEGVFLPKLCETRGRNVRRQMSEIQSSGFTAAAPAQAVKFLSDPVAAAPSV